A portion of the Pseudomonas koreensis genome contains these proteins:
- a CDS encoding DUF962 domain-containing protein: MKSLVDHLSQYAAYHRDPRNIVSHFIGIPLIVVAVAVLLSRPEWSLGGLWVSPAVVVALASAWFYLRLELKLGVLMTLLMGLSVWAGHALAQQSTLVWLSSGLAMFVIGWVIQFVGHHYEGRKPAFVDDISGLIVGPLFVVAELAFLLGMRQELKAQIEARAGVVRVNPNRKAAA, translated from the coding sequence ATGAAAAGCCTCGTCGACCACCTCAGTCAATACGCCGCCTACCACCGCGACCCGCGCAACATCGTCAGCCACTTTATCGGCATTCCGCTGATCGTGGTGGCGGTTGCTGTTCTGCTGTCGCGGCCGGAGTGGTCGCTGGGCGGGTTGTGGGTATCTCCCGCCGTCGTCGTGGCGCTGGCGTCGGCGTGGTTTTACCTGCGTCTGGAGTTGAAGCTCGGCGTGTTGATGACGCTGCTGATGGGCCTGTCGGTGTGGGCCGGGCATGCACTGGCGCAGCAAAGCACCCTGGTCTGGTTGAGCAGCGGCCTGGCGATGTTCGTGATTGGCTGGGTGATCCAGTTTGTCGGGCATCACTATGAAGGGCGCAAACCGGCGTTTGTCGATGACATCAGCGGGCTGATTGTCGGGCCGCTGTTCGTTGTGGCTGAGTTGGCGTTTCTGCTGGGGATGCGGCAGGAGTTGAAAGCGCAGATTGAAGCGCGGGCAGGGGTGGTGCGAGTCAATCCGAATCGCAAAGCAGCGGCTTAG
- a CDS encoding Crp/Fnr family transcriptional regulator, protein MQIRARLLSGQWFSHLPASFQDSLLALARERRLTPGQRLFQRGDAPCGLYAVLDGAVRIGAVSEQGKEALLSLVEAPHWFGEICLFDGQPRTHDAYAVGPCTLLNIPQAALLKLLDEQPQYWRHLALLMSHKLRLAFINLEQLSLLPAPARLAHRLLMIAEGYGELDAPRRTLQLPQEQLAAMLSLSRQTTNQILKDLQGQGVIGLAYGEIEILDSARLRALATI, encoded by the coding sequence ATGCAAATTCGTGCACGGTTGCTCAGCGGCCAGTGGTTCAGTCATCTGCCGGCGTCCTTTCAGGATAGCCTGCTGGCGCTGGCTCGAGAGCGGCGGCTCACGCCGGGGCAGCGGCTGTTCCAGCGCGGCGATGCCCCGTGCGGTCTGTACGCAGTGCTTGATGGCGCCGTGCGCATCGGCGCAGTCAGCGAGCAGGGCAAGGAGGCGTTGTTGAGTCTGGTGGAGGCGCCGCACTGGTTCGGCGAAATCTGCCTGTTCGACGGCCAGCCACGCACCCATGATGCCTATGCAGTCGGGCCGTGTACCTTGCTGAATATTCCACAAGCGGCATTGCTCAAACTGCTCGACGAACAGCCGCAATATTGGCGGCATCTGGCGCTGCTGATGAGCCACAAGTTGCGCCTCGCTTTCATCAATCTCGAACAGTTGAGCCTGCTGCCAGCCCCGGCGCGCTTGGCTCATCGCTTGCTGATGATCGCCGAAGGCTACGGCGAACTCGACGCACCACGCCGGACGCTGCAGCTACCGCAGGAGCAGTTGGCAGCGATGCTGTCGCTGTCGCGGCAGACCACCAATCAGATCCTCAAGGATCTGCAGGGGCAGGGGGTTATCGGTCTGGCTTACGGCGAGATCGAAATCCTCGATAGCGCGCGATTGCGGGCCTTGGCCACGATTTGA
- the uraH gene encoding hydroxyisourate hydrolase — protein MTTLRMTLAALGLSAVSSLTMAAGNPLSVHVLNLENGLPSPGINVTLEKHVGENWQPLAQGTTNEQGRIAELFPAKQPFEAGEYRVVFKTGEYYQKIKHETFFPEIPVIFQVKQTDQHYHIPLLLSPYGFSTYRGS, from the coding sequence ATGACGACCCTGCGCATGACCCTCGCCGCCCTCGGCCTGAGCGCTGTTTCCAGCCTGACGATGGCCGCCGGCAATCCGCTGAGCGTGCACGTGCTCAACCTGGAAAACGGCCTGCCGTCACCGGGCATCAACGTCACCCTGGAAAAACACGTCGGCGAAAACTGGCAGCCACTGGCCCAGGGCACCACCAACGAGCAAGGGCGGATCGCCGAGCTGTTCCCGGCCAAACAGCCATTCGAAGCCGGTGAATACCGCGTGGTGTTCAAGACCGGCGAGTATTACCAAAAGATCAAGCATGAGACGTTCTTCCCGGAAATTCCGGTGATCTTTCAGGTCAAGCAGACCGATCAGCACTACCACATCCCGCTGCTGCTGAGCCCGTACGGTTTCTCGACCTATCGTGGTTCCTGA
- a CDS encoding GlcG/HbpS family heme-binding protein has translation MTVKYLVASLILGLSGAASATPELPRHADLDLKTARWLADKAMSSCTGTVSVLDRGGNLLVTLRGDGVGPHNTAASQRKAYTALSTKTPTRLFAERARSNPETANLNTLDELLLLGGGIPLFAGSELVGAMGVAGSGGGEQDENCARAAADKAGLTITRSH, from the coding sequence ATGACCGTCAAATACCTTGTCGCCAGCCTGATCCTCGGCCTCAGCGGCGCAGCAAGTGCCACGCCAGAACTGCCGCGCCACGCCGATCTCGACCTGAAAACCGCACGCTGGCTGGCGGACAAGGCGATGAGCAGTTGCACCGGCACGGTGTCGGTACTCGACCGTGGCGGTAACTTGCTGGTGACGTTGCGTGGTGACGGCGTCGGGCCGCACAACACCGCCGCCAGCCAACGCAAGGCCTACACCGCGCTGTCGACCAAGACCCCAACGCGGCTGTTCGCCGAGCGCGCCCGCAGCAACCCGGAAACCGCCAACCTCAACACCCTCGATGAATTGCTTTTGCTCGGCGGCGGTATCCCGCTGTTCGCCGGCAGCGAACTGGTCGGCGCCATGGGCGTGGCCGGTTCCGGCGGCGGTGAGCAAGACGAAAACTGCGCCCGCGCCGCCGCCGACAAAGCCGGCCTGACCATCACCCGTTCCCACTAA
- a CDS encoding heavy metal response regulator transcription factor: protein MRLLVVEDEAKTANFLAKGLGESGFAVDVALNGLDGRYFIEQQEYDLIILDVMLPGLNGWQLLQLIRQRGATPVLFLTAKDAIEDRVRGLELGADDYLLKPFAFAELLARVRTLLRRGPLREAESYNIADLEIDVLRRRVSRGGQRIALTNKEFALLQLLASRQGEVLSRTLIASQVWNLNFDSDTNMVEVAVRRLRAKVDDPYMPKLIHTVRGVGYQLEAPDDVE, encoded by the coding sequence ATGCGTTTGCTGGTCGTAGAAGATGAAGCCAAAACCGCCAACTTCCTCGCCAAGGGCCTGGGCGAGTCGGGTTTCGCCGTGGATGTGGCGCTCAATGGCCTCGACGGCCGCTATTTTATCGAGCAGCAGGAATACGACCTGATCATCCTCGACGTGATGCTCCCGGGTCTGAACGGCTGGCAATTGTTGCAACTGATCCGCCAGCGCGGCGCCACACCGGTGCTGTTTCTCACCGCCAAGGACGCTATCGAAGACCGCGTTCGTGGGCTGGAACTGGGCGCCGATGATTACCTGCTCAAACCCTTCGCTTTCGCCGAACTGCTCGCGCGGGTGCGCACGCTGCTGCGACGCGGGCCGCTGCGCGAAGCCGAGTCGTACAACATCGCTGATCTGGAGATCGACGTGCTGCGCCGCCGGGTCAGTCGCGGCGGCCAGCGCATTGCCCTGACCAACAAAGAGTTTGCCCTGTTGCAATTGCTCGCCAGCCGCCAAGGCGAAGTGCTCTCGCGCACGCTGATCGCTTCGCAGGTGTGGAACCTGAATTTCGACAGCGACACCAACATGGTCGAAGTCGCAGTCCGGCGTTTGCGCGCCAAGGTCGACGACCCGTACATGCCGAAACTTATCCACACCGTGCGTGGCGTCGGTTATCAGCTGGAAGCGCCGGACGATGTGGAGTAA
- a CDS encoding heavy metal sensor histidine kinase produces MWSKSIAWRLALAFAVVCALVLSAIGVFLYRSLASELAFRDDMALLGRLEQVRALLADSDSLDALQARPRLYQNMLGNLDSLLLVRRADGSSVIAINPRQRELPVLHALAREQMPQRRDVLTWQSSDGAELALLSGQAQGPNGEALTVIAGKVLSEREQMLGSYRLRLYLSVGLGALLAFALGLLLLRRGLQPLHQLSQAVRSIDLRSLDRRLPTEGTPTELREPVHALNAMLARLDDSVQRLSQFSADLAHEIRTPLHTLLASNGQALNHPRSTAEYQEVLASNMEEFERLKRMAENLMFLARAEQAERALNLQTLDLRSVGDELCDYFEALADDRDLQLQNRMHGELPADQQLLQRALGNLLANAVRHADPGTLISLRRRDEPGMCWLQVHNHGPVIPPEHLGKLFDRFYRVDPSRAEPGDSGGLGLAIVQSIMQLHGGQVRVSSDVAGTVFELGFEGRC; encoded by the coding sequence ATGTGGAGTAAATCGATCGCCTGGCGATTGGCTCTGGCCTTCGCCGTGGTCTGCGCGCTGGTACTCAGCGCAATCGGCGTTTTTCTCTACCGCTCGCTGGCCTCGGAATTGGCCTTTCGTGACGACATGGCCCTGCTCGGTCGCCTGGAACAAGTGCGCGCCTTGCTCGCTGACAGCGACAGCCTCGACGCCTTGCAGGCGCGGCCACGGTTGTATCAGAACATGCTCGGCAATCTCGACAGTCTGCTGCTGGTGCGCCGGGCGGACGGCTCCAGCGTGATCGCGATCAACCCGCGTCAGCGCGAATTGCCGGTGCTCCATGCATTAGCGCGAGAACAAATGCCGCAGCGCCGCGACGTGCTCACCTGGCAGTCCAGCGACGGCGCCGAACTGGCCTTGCTGTCCGGCCAGGCCCAAGGCCCCAACGGTGAAGCCCTGACGGTGATCGCCGGCAAAGTGCTCAGCGAGCGCGAACAGATGCTCGGCAGTTATCGCCTGCGCCTGTATCTGTCTGTTGGCCTCGGCGCATTGCTCGCCTTTGCCTTGGGCTTGCTGTTGTTGCGCCGGGGATTGCAACCGTTGCATCAGTTGAGTCAAGCGGTGCGCAGCATCGATCTGCGCAGTCTCGACCGACGCCTGCCCACCGAGGGCACGCCGACCGAATTGCGCGAGCCGGTGCACGCGCTCAACGCCATGCTGGCACGGCTGGACGACAGCGTGCAGCGCCTGTCGCAGTTCTCCGCCGACCTCGCCCACGAAATCCGCACGCCGTTGCACACTTTGCTGGCCAGCAACGGCCAGGCCCTGAACCATCCGCGCAGCACGGCCGAGTATCAGGAAGTGCTGGCCTCAAACATGGAAGAGTTCGAACGGCTCAAGCGCATGGCCGAGAACCTGATGTTCCTCGCCCGCGCCGAACAGGCCGAACGCGCGCTCAATCTGCAAACACTGGACTTGCGCAGCGTTGGCGACGAGCTCTGCGATTACTTCGAAGCCCTGGCCGATGACCGCGATCTCCAACTGCAAAACCGCATGCACGGCGAATTGCCCGCCGACCAGCAACTGCTGCAGCGCGCCCTCGGCAACCTGTTGGCCAACGCCGTACGCCATGCCGACCCCGGCACCCTGATCAGCCTGCGCCGCCGCGATGAACCGGGTATGTGCTGGCTGCAAGTACACAACCACGGCCCGGTTATCCCGCCGGAGCATCTGGGCAAGCTGTTCGACCGCTTTTATCGCGTCGATCCCTCGCGTGCTGAACCGGGGGATTCGGGCGGGTTGGGGCTGGCGATAGTGCAGTCGATCATGCAGTTGCATGGCGGGCAGGTGCGGGTGAGTAGTGATGTGGCGGGGACGGTGTTTGAGTTGGGGTTTGAGGGGCGGTGTTAA
- a CDS encoding helix-turn-helix domain-containing protein gives MEKIGELIRSLRKAEKLSQQALAQQYGMSRATISGIENNTISEIGLRKVEAILNGFGYELAAIPRASRRPTLDTLRKVNFHG, from the coding sequence ATGGAAAAAATTGGCGAGTTGATCAGAAGCTTGCGTAAGGCTGAAAAGCTGTCCCAGCAAGCTTTGGCGCAGCAATACGGCATGAGCCGCGCAACAATCTCGGGGATTGAAAACAACACAATCTCGGAAATCGGTCTGCGTAAAGTCGAAGCGATTCTTAACGGATTCGGCTACGAATTGGCCGCAATCCCCCGCGCCTCTCGACGGCCGACACTCGACACGCTGCGCAAGGTGAACTTCCATGGCTGA
- a CDS encoding type II toxin-antitoxin system HipA family toxin — protein MAEALDRLQVCVGGHEVGRLGRGHADVDSVFSYRDDAIDENAVSLTMPTRLESYGCERGIHPIFEMNLPEGALRDELVRRFSKAVRGFDDFALLSIVGPHQLGRLSIASASTTDRPPETSLAELLVNDGAQGLFEDLLQTYGQYSGVSGVQPKVLVRDSAAAIDRLMHRGSTHLVKAFRAEEYPELATNEYFCLRAAQLCGLDVPHFELSEHGKFLVIERFDLSDTGYLGFEDFCVLNGWPSKAKYDGSYEGVARQIKAFVSPSLLKHALEAFFKIVALSAALKNGDAHLKNFGVLYEDCGERALVRLAPAYDIITTSVYIKSDSMALLLGGSKAWPKHKMLTKFGRTACNLSEARCNRLLQMVAQGVQQALGEMAEYSANHPAFAEVGAAMIEQWSAGLARSLRNS, from the coding sequence ATGGCTGAGGCATTGGACCGCTTGCAGGTCTGCGTCGGCGGCCATGAGGTTGGAAGATTGGGGCGCGGGCACGCAGATGTCGACAGCGTGTTCAGCTATCGGGACGATGCGATTGATGAAAATGCCGTTTCGCTGACCATGCCGACACGCCTGGAAAGTTATGGTTGTGAACGCGGCATTCATCCGATATTCGAGATGAATCTTCCTGAAGGTGCGTTGCGCGATGAGTTGGTCCGGCGTTTCAGCAAAGCCGTGCGCGGCTTCGATGACTTCGCTTTACTAAGTATCGTCGGCCCGCATCAACTCGGGCGTCTTTCGATCGCGAGCGCATCGACAACTGATCGTCCACCTGAAACCTCGCTCGCTGAGTTGTTGGTTAATGACGGAGCGCAAGGTTTGTTCGAGGATCTTTTGCAGACTTACGGGCAGTATTCCGGGGTTTCAGGCGTGCAGCCCAAAGTATTGGTGCGTGACAGTGCCGCTGCAATAGACCGACTGATGCACCGAGGCTCGACTCATCTGGTCAAAGCCTTCCGTGCCGAAGAGTATCCCGAGCTGGCAACCAACGAATATTTCTGCCTGCGCGCTGCGCAACTTTGTGGCCTCGACGTGCCGCATTTCGAACTCAGCGAGCATGGCAAATTTCTCGTCATCGAGCGTTTTGACTTGAGCGACACCGGATACCTCGGTTTCGAAGACTTTTGCGTGCTCAACGGCTGGCCGTCGAAGGCCAAATACGATGGCTCTTACGAAGGAGTCGCACGGCAGATCAAGGCGTTTGTTTCGCCCTCATTACTCAAGCACGCACTGGAAGCTTTCTTCAAGATTGTCGCTTTGTCGGCGGCATTGAAAAACGGCGATGCCCACCTGAAAAACTTTGGCGTGCTCTATGAGGATTGTGGCGAGCGCGCATTGGTCAGGCTGGCTCCGGCGTACGACATCATCACCACGTCGGTGTACATCAAGAGCGATAGTATGGCACTGCTGTTGGGCGGTTCGAAGGCGTGGCCCAAGCATAAAATGCTTACCAAGTTTGGTCGTACGGCCTGCAATCTAAGTGAAGCGCGTTGCAACCGGTTACTGCAAATGGTCGCGCAGGGTGTACAGCAAGCGCTGGGCGAAATGGCGGAGTACAGCGCAAATCATCCTGCCTTCGCAGAGGTGGGCGCTGCAATGATCGAACAATGGTCGGCCGGTCTGGCGCGCAGCCTGCGCAACAGTTGA